The nucleotide window GGCTATCCAGTCGCCCTTGATGGGGCCCCAGTCCAGGATCCGGTAATGGCCCTGGTTGTGGCGGGCCCCCTCGCTCTGCTCGAAGCCGCAGCGCACGCCGATCTCCTCCAGGCTCTTGAGGGTGTCCTGGACGGTGCGCCTGGGCATGCCGGTGGCCTCCATGATGGCCGGCACGGTATTGATGCCGGAAGCGATGAGGTGGCAGAAGTAGTAGCGGCGGAAGGTGGCGGTCTGGGTACGGCTGATGGCGGTCATATCATTGAGTTCATTTGATTTTTTACCAGCTTAGCATCGACGGCCCGGCCGCTACCAGTCCAGGCCCCGGCGCGCCTTGATGCCGGCGTCGAAGGCGTGCCTGACCGCCTTCATCTCGGTGACGGTATCGGCCAGCTCCAGCAGCCGGCGGTGGGCGCCGCGGCCGGTGACGATCACGCTCATCTGCGCCGGCCGGCCCTTGATGGCGGCCAGCACCTCGTCCAGGTCCAGGTAGCCGTAGCTGAGCATGTAGGTGAGCTCGTCCAGCACCACCAGGCTCAGACTCGCATCGGCCAGGAAGGCCCTGGCCTGTTGCCAGACCGCCCGGGCGGCTTGGGTGTCGGCCTCCCTGTCCTGGGTGTCCCAGGTGAAACCTGTGGCCATCACCGCGAAGGGCACGCCCTGGCTTTCCAGTAGATCACGCTCGCCGCATTCCCAGCCGCCCTTGATGAACTGCGCCGCCGCGCCCTTTAGGCCGTGGCCCACCGCCCGGCACAAGGTGCCGAAGGCGGCCGTGCTCTTGCCCTTGCCGTTGCCGGTGAACACCAGCAGGGTGCCGCGCTCGGTCTGGGCCCCGGCAATGCGCTGGTCCACCTTTTCTTTCAGGCGCTGCTGGCGGGCCTGGTGCCTTTGCTGATCACTCATCTTTATTGCTCAAATCCTGCTTTTGGGTATTATGGCCGTCTAAACGTATAAAAGTCCAAAAGGTGTGCCATGTCCCACTGCGTCCTCCAAGCCGAACTCAGCCGTCGTATCCTGGTGCTGGACGGGGCCATGGGCACCATGATCCAGGGCCATGAGCTGGAGGAAGCGGACTTCCGTGGCGACAGGTTCAGGGATTGGCCGGTGGATCTCAAGGGTAACAACGATCTGCTCTGCCTGACCCGGCCGGACGTGATCCAGGCCATCCACCGCCAGTATCTGGAGGCGGGCGCCGACATCATCGAGACCAACTCCTTCAACGCCACCCCCATCGCCATGGCCGACTACCGCATGGAGTCCCTGTCCCGGGAGATCAACCTGGTGTCGGCGCAGTTGGCCCGGGCGGCGGCCGACCAGGTGGCGGCGGAAACCGGCGTGCCGCGTTTCGTGGCCGGGGTGCTGGGCCCCACCAACAGGACCTGCTCCATCAGCCCGGACGTCAACGACCCCGGCTTTCGCAACATCGACTTCGACACCCTGGTCACGGCCTACACCGAATCGGCCGAGGCGCTGCTCGAGGGTGGCGCCGACATCCTGATGGTGGAGACCATCTTCGACACCCTCAACGCCAAGGCGGCGCTGTTCGCCATAGACGCCCTGTTCGAGCGCCTGGGCAAGCGCTGGCCGGTGATGATCTCCGGCACCATCACCGACGCCTCCGGCCGCACCCTGACCGGCCAGACCACAGAAGCCTTCTTCAACTCCCTGCGCCATATCCGGCCGCTGTCGGTGGGCCTGAACTGCGCCCTGGGCCCCAGGGAGCTGGCGCCTTACCTGGAGGAGCTGGCCCGCATCGCCGACTGCCGGGTATCGGCACACCCCAACGCCGGCCTGCCCAACGAGTTCGGCGGCTACGACGAAACCCCGGCCCAGATGGTGGAGTTCATCGGCCGCTGGGCCAGGGACGGCTGGCTCAACATAGTGGGCGGCTGCTGCGGCACCACCCCAGAGCATATCCGCGCCTTCGCCAAGGCGGTCGAGGGCGTGGCGCCGCGCCCGGTGCCGGACATTCCCATCCAGTGCCGGCTGTCGGGCCTGGAGCCCTGCAACATAGGCCAGGACAGCCTGTTCGTGAACGTGGGCGAGCGCACCAACGTCACCGGCTCGGCGCGCTTCTTAAAACTCATCAAGAGCGGCGATTACGACACAGCTCTGGAGGTGGCCCGCCAGCAGGTGGAGGCGGGGGCCCAGATCATCGACATCAACATGGACGAGGGCATGCTCGACGCCCGCCAGGCCATGGTGCGCTTCTTGAACCTGATCGCCGCCGAGCCCGACATCAGCCGGGTGCCGATCATGATCGACTCCAGCAAATGGCACGCCATAGAGGCCGGCCTCAAGTGCATCCAGGGCAAGGGCATCGTCAACTCCATCTCCTTGAAGGAAGGGGAGCAGGCCTTCATCGACCAGGCCAGACTGGTGCGCCGCTATGGCGCCGCCGTGGTGGTGATGGCCTTCGACGAGGACGGCCAGGCCGACAGCTACCAGCGCAAGGTGGCCATCTGCAGCCGCGCCTACCAGGTGCTGGTGGACCAGGTGGGC belongs to Gallaecimonas sp. GXIMD4217 and includes:
- a CDS encoding winged helix-turn-helix domain-containing protein, whose protein sequence is MTAISRTQTATFRRYYFCHLIASGINTVPAIMEATGMPRRTVQDTLKSLEEIGVRCGFEQSEGARHNQGHYRILDWGPIKGDWIAAHLDDVKAVLA
- the cobO gene encoding cob(I)yrinic acid a,c-diamide adenosyltransferase: MSDQQRHQARQQRLKEKVDQRIAGAQTERGTLLVFTGNGKGKSTAAFGTLCRAVGHGLKGAAAQFIKGGWECGERDLLESQGVPFAVMATGFTWDTQDREADTQAARAVWQQARAFLADASLSLVVLDELTYMLSYGYLDLDEVLAAIKGRPAQMSVIVTGRGAHRRLLELADTVTEMKAVRHAFDAGIKARRGLDW